In one Fusarium keratoplasticum isolate Fu6.1 chromosome 5, whole genome shotgun sequence genomic region, the following are encoded:
- a CDS encoding CFEM domain-containing protein translates to MSNYLQVWFIQPCLVKGLENGNCTLTAISECMCTNITVQAELSECVQISCPFKDQAVASVLSNQICVGYPIESRAQQVKAAAIACAAVAFPIVILRCVARLMVTKRLWWDDWTALVATVFLIALLVLQTQSTDLGFGLHFWNVDVANAKTIFQIFYATQILYILIQVSAKASLLAFYSRVFTSRTFRIAVWSAAAFLIGHGLIFLGLVIFQCTPIASVWNRNLKSKCLNLTAIGYAGAVFSIVEDIAILILPIPELLKLQLGGRKKAALLFMFSIGSFACVTSMVRLKYLVSFASTLDATWDNVYVVIWSMIELSCALICASLPALRPLIQMLPGVLSTARGSSVKHTTDTSRRNVNTHPSVSARIEDLRRTKGEMSNHGKMGDAYLDIEPSSRGGSYELQTVASERRMV, encoded by the exons TCGTCAAAGGTCTTGAGAATGGGAACTGTACCCTCACAGCCATATCCGAGTGCATGTGCACCAACATCACTGTTCAAGCCGAGCTTTCAGAATGCGTGCAAATCTCCTGTCCGTTCAAAGACCAAGCTG TTGCCTCCGTATTATCGAACCAAATATGCGTCGGGTATCCCATCGAGTCACGAGCACAACAGGTCAAGGCGGCTGCCATCGCCTGCGCGGCAGTGGCATTTCCCATCGTCATCTTACGATGCGTTGCCCGACTCATGGTTACCAAGAGGCTATGGTGGGACGACTGGACAGCCCTTGTAGCAACG GTTTTCTTAATTGCCCTACTCGTTCTACAAACCCAAA GCACAGACCTCGGATTCGGTCTTCATTTCTGGAACGTCGATGTGGCAAacgccaagaccatcttTCAG ATATTCTACGCGACCCAGATACTCTACATCCTAATCCAAGTCTCGGCCAAAGCATCTCTGCTCGCCTTCTACTCACGAGTGTTCACGAGTCGCACCTTTCGGATAGCTGTTTGGTCAGCAGCCGCGTTTCTCATCGGTCAcggcctcatcttcttgggcttggtcaTATTCCAGTGCACCCCTATCGCTTCAGTCTGGAACCGAAATCTCAAGTCTAAATGCCTGAATCTTACCGCCATCGGCTACGCCGGTGCTGTCTTTAGCATTGTTGAGGAcattgccatcctcatcctgcCGATTCCCGAGCTGTTGAAGCTGCAGCTTGGGGGGCGGAAGAAGGCAGCTTTGTTGTTCATGTTCAGCATAGGATCTTT TGCCTGCGTCACGTCGATGGTGCGTCTGAAGTACCTAGTGAGCTTTGCTAGCACCCTCGATGCCACTT GGGACAACGTCTATGTCGTTATCTGGTCCATGATCGAATTATCTTGCGCCTTGATCTGTGCCAGTCTCCCTGCGCTACGTCCCCTGATACAAATGCTGCCAGGAGTGTTGAGCACGGCCAGGGGATCCTCAGTCAAGCACACAACAGATACCAGTCGACGAAATGTGAATACTCATCCTAGCGTTTCCGCACGGATAGAAGATCTTCGGAGAACCAAGGGAGAGATGAGCAACCATGGCAAAATGGGGGATGCATACCTGGATATTGAGCCCAGTAGTAGGGGTGGAAGCTATGAGTTGCAGACAGTTGCAAGCGAGAGGCGGATGGTTTGA